In Streptomyces sp. RFCAC02, the following proteins share a genomic window:
- a CDS encoding NAD(P)-dependent oxidoreductase: MSQSSQDGPVVGFVGAGAMGGAVCRRLASGGFRVRVFDLSEAAVAACVAAGAEAAGDAADAVRGADVVFTSLPTPELVSGFWDENLPHLAAGAVAVDLSTIDPVTSRAIADRVTAHGAAFVACTLGRTPAHAEQGDVPAFVGGDAAAVERVRPLLERLASSTHDLGGVEGATTFKLVSNLIGMTNLAVLAEGYVLARRAGIAPDAFAAALRETGAGSFQSETRLPWIMADDLASRFSVDLAAKDVRLAVEAAARWSVPTPVAAAGLSSLVAASAAGHGRQDAAAVVEVCDPRRTARGPVAD, translated from the coding sequence ATGTCCCAGTCCTCTCAAGACGGTCCGGTCGTCGGCTTCGTCGGCGCGGGCGCCATGGGCGGCGCGGTCTGCCGCCGTCTCGCGTCCGGCGGCTTCCGGGTCCGTGTCTTCGACCTGTCGGAAGCGGCCGTGGCGGCCTGCGTCGCCGCGGGCGCCGAGGCCGCGGGCGATGCGGCGGACGCCGTACGGGGCGCGGACGTCGTCTTCACGTCCCTGCCGACGCCCGAGCTGGTGTCCGGCTTCTGGGACGAGAACCTGCCGCACCTCGCCGCCGGCGCCGTGGCCGTCGACCTGTCCACGATCGACCCGGTCACCTCGCGCGCCATCGCGGACCGCGTGACCGCCCACGGCGCGGCGTTCGTCGCCTGCACCCTCGGCCGCACCCCCGCGCACGCGGAGCAGGGCGACGTCCCGGCCTTCGTCGGCGGTGACGCGGCGGCCGTGGAGCGGGTGCGCCCGCTGCTCGAGCGGCTCGCCTCCAGCACGCACGACCTGGGCGGCGTCGAGGGCGCGACCACCTTCAAGCTGGTCTCGAACCTCATCGGCATGACCAACCTCGCCGTCCTCGCCGAGGGGTACGTGCTGGCGCGCCGCGCCGGCATCGCGCCGGACGCGTTCGCCGCCGCGCTGCGGGAGACGGGCGCCGGGTCGTTCCAGAGCGAGACCCGCCTGCCCTGGATCATGGCGGACGACCTGGCGTCCCGGTTCTCCGTGGACCTGGCCGCCAAGGATGTGCGGCTCGCGGTCGAGGCCGCCGCCCGCTGGTCGGTGCCGACGCCGGTCGCCGCCGCCGGCCTGTCCTCGCTGGTGGCGGCGAGCGCCGCCGGGCACGGCCGGCAGGACGCCGCCGCCGTCGTCGAGGTCTGCGACCCGCGCCGCACCGCGCGCGGCCCCGTCGCGGACTGA
- a CDS encoding MFS transporter, with amino-acid sequence MGRGNGARPDRAHGGGMRTVVLGSFAGALLEWYDFFIYGTASALVFGDLFFPGADPAVGTIASFATFSVGFFARPLGGIVFGHLGDRRGRKAALVWTLVMVGGATFLIGLLPTYGQAGVWAPVLLTLLRLVQGFGLGGEYGGAALLTIESAPAARRGFFGSLPQTAASAGIMLGTGVFSLCRWLLDDEQFTAWGWRVPFLVSALMLGVGMFVRLRTEESGDFRRERATAPAATAARPPLAELLSSHRRNLLLALGARLAETVSSNVVNAFAVSYVGTQLALDDAVPLNGMLVASAVGLLVCPLAGRLSDRLGQRRLYLWGAAFAAVFAFPFFLLLDTRNTLVICLALILGYNLGPTVMFAVQPTLFTRMFGTGVRYTGLSVAYQVSAILGGLTPLIAGSLLTLGGGRPWLVAGFMAGIAVLSWVCVRLIRHPAAVPGVPAVPGGRDAVRGPGTPTATGPAARG; translated from the coding sequence ATGGGTCGAGGCAACGGCGCCCGCCCGGACCGCGCGCACGGCGGCGGGATGCGGACGGTCGTCCTCGGCAGTTTCGCCGGGGCGCTGCTGGAGTGGTACGACTTCTTCATCTACGGGACGGCGTCCGCGCTGGTGTTCGGTGACCTGTTCTTCCCCGGCGCCGACCCGGCCGTCGGCACCATCGCGTCGTTCGCGACGTTCAGCGTCGGGTTCTTCGCCCGGCCGCTCGGCGGCATCGTCTTCGGGCACCTCGGGGACCGCCGCGGCCGCAAGGCGGCCCTGGTGTGGACCCTGGTGATGGTCGGCGGCGCCACGTTCCTCATCGGGCTGCTGCCGACGTACGGGCAGGCGGGCGTGTGGGCGCCGGTCCTGCTGACGCTGCTGCGCCTCGTGCAGGGCTTCGGGCTCGGCGGCGAGTACGGCGGCGCGGCGCTGCTGACGATCGAGAGCGCCCCTGCGGCGCGCCGCGGGTTCTTCGGGAGCCTGCCGCAGACGGCGGCGTCCGCCGGGATCATGCTGGGGACGGGCGTGTTCAGCCTGTGCCGGTGGCTCCTGGACGACGAGCAGTTCACGGCCTGGGGGTGGCGCGTCCCGTTCCTGGTCAGCGCGCTGATGCTGGGCGTCGGCATGTTCGTGCGGCTGCGGACCGAGGAGTCGGGGGACTTCCGGCGGGAGCGGGCCACCGCCCCGGCGGCGACGGCGGCGCGGCCGCCGCTGGCCGAGCTGCTGTCGTCGCACCGCCGGAATCTGCTGCTCGCCCTCGGCGCCCGGCTCGCCGAGACGGTGTCGTCCAATGTGGTCAACGCGTTCGCCGTCTCGTACGTGGGGACGCAGCTCGCCCTCGACGACGCGGTGCCCCTGAACGGCATGCTCGTGGCGTCGGCCGTCGGCCTGCTGGTCTGTCCCCTGGCGGGCCGGCTGTCGGACCGGCTGGGGCAGCGGCGCCTGTACCTGTGGGGGGCCGCGTTCGCCGCCGTGTTCGCGTTCCCCTTCTTCCTGCTGCTCGACACGCGGAACACGCTGGTGATCTGCCTGGCCCTGATCCTCGGCTACAACCTGGGGCCGACCGTCATGTTCGCGGTGCAGCCGACGCTGTTCACGCGGATGTTCGGCACCGGTGTGCGGTACACGGGCCTGTCGGTGGCGTACCAGGTCTCGGCGATCCTGGGCGGCCTGACGCCGCTGATCGCCGGGTCGCTGCTGACGCTGGGCGGCGGCCGCCCGTGGCTGGTGGCGGGCTTCATGGCGGGGATCGCCGTGCTGTCGTGGGTGTGCGTGCGGCTCATCCGGCACCCGGCGGCGGTCCCCGGCGTCCCGGCCGTCCCCGGCGGCCGGGACGCGGTGCGCGGCCCGGGCACGCCGACGGCCACCGGTCCGGCCGCGCGGGGCTGA
- a CDS encoding beta-ketoacyl-ACP synthase III codes for MTRIIAMGHYQPEHVLTNDDLAGMVETNDAWIRQRTGIATRRIAREETVTDLAAEAAGKALAASGLDPADIGQVTVATCSAMERVPSIAAQVAGRLGIPSAVCFDLNNGCAGFTTALATVDHSVRAGAARNALVIGAEKMSDVVDWTDRSTCILLGDGAGAAVVGPGDEDGIGPVVWGSDPTRGDTVLLNDDWHPTFSQQGQAVFRWATTALAPLAREACERAGVAVADLEGIVTHQANLRIVESLVRRLDAPRAVVATDVVDSGNTSAASVPLALAKLVERREIRSGAPVLLFAFGGGLSWAGQVVRCP; via the coding sequence ATGACGCGCATCATCGCCATGGGCCACTACCAGCCCGAGCACGTCCTGACCAACGACGACCTCGCCGGCATGGTCGAGACCAACGACGCCTGGATCCGCCAGCGCACGGGCATCGCCACCCGCCGCATAGCCCGCGAGGAGACGGTCACGGACCTCGCGGCCGAGGCCGCGGGCAAGGCCCTGGCCGCCTCCGGGCTCGACCCGGCCGACATCGGGCAGGTGACCGTCGCCACCTGCAGCGCCATGGAACGGGTGCCGTCCATCGCCGCCCAGGTCGCCGGCCGCCTCGGCATCCCGTCCGCCGTCTGCTTCGACCTCAACAACGGCTGCGCCGGCTTCACGACCGCGCTCGCCACCGTCGACCACTCCGTGCGCGCCGGGGCCGCCCGCAACGCCCTGGTCATCGGCGCCGAGAAGATGTCGGACGTCGTGGACTGGACCGACCGCTCCACCTGCATCCTGCTCGGCGACGGCGCGGGCGCCGCCGTCGTCGGCCCCGGCGACGAGGACGGCATCGGGCCGGTCGTCTGGGGCTCCGACCCCACGCGCGGCGACACCGTCCTGCTGAACGACGACTGGCACCCCACGTTCTCGCAGCAGGGCCAGGCCGTCTTCCGCTGGGCCACCACCGCGCTCGCCCCGCTGGCCCGCGAGGCGTGCGAACGGGCGGGCGTCGCGGTCGCCGACCTGGAGGGGATCGTCACCCACCAGGCGAACCTGCGCATCGTCGAATCCCTCGTCCGCCGGCTCGACGCGCCGCGGGCCGTCGTCGCGACGGACGTCGTGGACTCCGGCAACACCTCGGCCGCATCCGTGCCGCTGGCCCTGGCCAAGCTGGTGGAGCGGCGCGAGATCCGCTCCGGCGCGCCCGTGCTGCTGTTCGCGTTCGGCGGCGGCCTGTCCTGGGCCGGCCAGGTCGTGCGCTGCCCCTAG
- a CDS encoding TetR/AcrR family transcriptional regulator: MSPRHSAAEANRTRDRIIERSVDLASLEGLEGLTIGRLATDLGMSKSGVLGHFGTKEALQVAAMRRAAEVFDREVWRPAVAAAPGLPRLRAVCAAWISYLERDVFPGGCLFVSVTFEYDGRTGPVHALIKRQFHVWALRLTAEIRRAVHAGDLPAGTDPAQLVFELYGVMMSLNHTIQLNGDRAAAARAHRATDRLLGFAPAGTPLAGAAPAQG; the protein is encoded by the coding sequence ATGAGTCCGCGCCACTCGGCCGCCGAGGCCAACCGCACCCGTGACCGGATCATCGAGCGCAGCGTCGACCTCGCGTCCCTGGAGGGCCTGGAAGGTCTCACCATCGGCCGGCTGGCCACCGATCTCGGCATGAGCAAGTCCGGTGTGCTCGGGCACTTCGGCACGAAGGAGGCGCTGCAGGTCGCCGCGATGCGGCGGGCGGCGGAGGTGTTCGACCGCGAGGTGTGGCGCCCGGCCGTGGCCGCGGCGCCGGGCCTGCCGCGGCTGCGCGCGGTGTGCGCGGCGTGGATCTCCTACCTGGAGCGGGACGTGTTCCCCGGCGGCTGCCTGTTCGTCAGCGTGACGTTCGAGTACGACGGGCGCACCGGGCCGGTGCACGCGCTGATCAAGCGGCAGTTCCACGTGTGGGCGCTGCGGCTGACGGCGGAGATCCGCCGTGCCGTCCACGCCGGCGACCTGCCGGCCGGCACCGACCCGGCGCAGCTCGTCTTCGAGCTGTACGGGGTGATGATGAGTCTGAACCACACGATCCAGTTGAACGGCGACCGCGCCGCCGCGGCCCGCGCCCACCGCGCGACCGACCGGCTCCTCGGCTTCGCCCCCGCCGGCACGCCCCTGGCCGGCGCCGCGCCGGCTCAGGGGTGA
- a CDS encoding YdeI/OmpD-associated family protein, with the protein MPDDLPTLSFDTAADFETWLAEHHASSPGIWLKLRKKTPGGAAGFDYAQALDVALCHGWIDGRKAAYDDRHWLQRFTPRRPDSAWSKVNRTKAEALIADGRMRPAGAAEIERARADGRWAAAYDGMAGSTVPDDLAAALAANPAAAEFFAKLDGRNRYSVLYRVQTAKKAETRQRRIEQYVAMLAEGRSIHP; encoded by the coding sequence ATGCCCGATGACCTTCCGACACTCTCGTTCGACACCGCCGCGGACTTCGAGACGTGGCTCGCGGAACACCACGCGTCCTCGCCCGGGATCTGGCTGAAGCTGCGCAAGAAGACGCCGGGCGGCGCGGCGGGGTTCGACTACGCCCAGGCCCTCGACGTCGCCCTGTGCCACGGCTGGATCGACGGCCGGAAGGCGGCGTACGACGACCGGCACTGGCTCCAGCGGTTCACCCCGCGCCGCCCGGACAGCGCCTGGTCCAAGGTCAACCGGACGAAGGCCGAGGCGCTGATCGCCGACGGCCGCATGCGCCCGGCCGGGGCCGCCGAGATCGAGCGGGCCAGGGCGGACGGCCGCTGGGCCGCGGCGTACGACGGGATGGCCGGCTCGACGGTGCCGGACGACCTGGCCGCCGCGCTCGCGGCCAACCCGGCCGCCGCGGAGTTCTTCGCGAAGCTCGACGGCCGCAACCGCTACTCCGTCCTGTACCGCGTGCAGACGGCGAAGAAGGCGGAGACCAGGCAGCGGCGCATCGAGCAGTACGTGGCGATGCTCGCCGAGGGGCGGAGCATTCACCCCTGA
- a CDS encoding helix-turn-helix transcriptional regulator yields the protein MTGIRHEPLAPTRTQRLPHGAEIGTHVHDEHQIIYAGRGVLTVTTGSGSWVAPSTRALWVPAGTPHSHQAHGDLTLHLVGLPPEDNPLGLGAPAVLAVQPLLRELILAHTHTPYDGSPERARLRAVLLDRLRTAPLSALHLPAPTTPHIRAVCALLRADPADNRTLAVLGREVGASARTLSRLFRADLGMTFPQWRTQLRLHHALVLLAEGLPVTAVAHRCGWSSASAFIDVFRRAFGHTPGTHRDPAPR from the coding sequence ATGACCGGAATCCGCCACGAGCCGCTCGCGCCCACCCGGACCCAGCGCCTGCCGCACGGCGCCGAGATCGGCACCCACGTCCACGACGAGCACCAGATCATCTACGCGGGCCGGGGCGTGCTGACGGTGACGACCGGCTCGGGGAGCTGGGTGGCCCCCTCCACCCGCGCGCTGTGGGTGCCGGCCGGCACCCCGCACTCCCACCAGGCCCACGGCGACCTGACCCTCCACCTCGTGGGCCTGCCGCCCGAGGACAACCCGCTCGGCCTCGGCGCACCGGCGGTGCTGGCCGTCCAGCCACTCCTGCGCGAGCTGATCCTCGCCCACACGCACACGCCCTACGACGGCAGCCCCGAACGCGCGCGGCTGCGCGCCGTCCTGCTCGACCGGCTCCGGACCGCACCCCTCTCGGCCCTGCACCTGCCCGCCCCCACGACCCCGCACATACGCGCCGTCTGCGCGCTGCTGCGCGCCGATCCGGCGGACAACCGCACGCTCGCCGTGCTCGGCAGGGAGGTCGGCGCGAGCGCCCGCACCCTCTCCCGGCTCTTCAGGGCCGACCTCGGGATGACGTTCCCGCAATGGCGCACCCAGCTCCGGCTGCACCACGCCCTCGTGCTGCTGGCCGAGGGACTGCCGGTGACGGCCGTCGCGCACCGGTGCGGCTGGTCGTCCGCCAGCGCGTTCATCGACGTCTTCCGCCGCGCGTTCGGCCACACGCCCGGCACGCACCGCGACCCGGCACCCCGCTGA
- a CDS encoding MFS transporter → MPRNRPILLLSLGHACVDVYQGAVASLVPFLADERGYGYAAVSGVVLAASLLSSLVQPLFGLLTDRRAMPWLLPVSTLVAGAGIALCGVHDSYAVTLACVALSGLGVAAYHPESARVARLAAGPGHTGMSRFSLGGTIGFALAPLLVAAVVATGGLALTPLLALPALAGAALGVPVLRSLGRDGARAAAPVTAADDDRPAFLRLSLAVVCRSIVYTGLGTFIALYAQERVGGGTAAGTAALVVLYLGGAAGSLLGGSLAGRWNRVAVCRWAYLASVAAVAGLLLVPGPVLYLFVALASAGLYVPFSLQVTLGQDYLPSRVGTASGVTLGLTVSIGGLAGPLVGGLADATSLRTALTPLVLMPVLSWLLFRTLREPAPPGHLTTARPPEDDQDAHRPTASPVRD, encoded by the coding sequence GTGCCGAGAAACCGACCCATCCTGCTGCTGTCCCTGGGACACGCCTGCGTCGACGTCTACCAGGGCGCGGTGGCGTCCCTCGTCCCCTTCCTCGCCGACGAACGCGGCTACGGCTACGCCGCCGTGTCGGGCGTCGTCCTCGCCGCGTCGCTGCTCTCGTCACTGGTGCAGCCGCTGTTCGGGCTGCTGACCGACCGCCGGGCGATGCCCTGGCTGCTGCCCGTGAGCACGCTCGTCGCCGGGGCCGGCATCGCCCTGTGCGGCGTCCACGACTCCTACGCCGTGACGCTCGCGTGCGTGGCCCTCTCGGGCCTCGGGGTCGCCGCCTACCACCCGGAGTCCGCCCGCGTCGCGCGGCTCGCCGCCGGCCCCGGGCACACCGGCATGAGCCGGTTCTCCCTCGGCGGCACCATCGGCTTCGCCCTCGCACCGCTCCTGGTCGCCGCCGTCGTCGCCACCGGCGGGCTGGCCCTCACCCCGCTGCTCGCGCTGCCCGCCCTCGCCGGCGCCGCCCTCGGCGTGCCGGTGCTGCGGTCGCTCGGACGGGACGGCGCGCGGGCCGCCGCGCCGGTCACCGCCGCCGACGACGACCGGCCCGCGTTCCTCCGCCTGTCGCTCGCCGTGGTCTGCCGCTCGATCGTCTACACGGGACTCGGCACGTTCATCGCCCTCTACGCCCAGGAACGCGTGGGCGGCGGCACCGCGGCCGGCACGGCGGCGCTCGTCGTCCTCTACCTCGGCGGCGCGGCCGGCTCCCTGCTGGGCGGCTCCCTGGCCGGCCGCTGGAACCGGGTGGCGGTCTGCCGCTGGGCCTACCTCGCGTCCGTGGCCGCCGTCGCCGGGCTCCTCCTCGTGCCGGGGCCGGTGCTCTACCTGTTCGTGGCGCTGGCCTCCGCAGGCCTGTACGTCCCGTTCTCGCTCCAGGTCACCCTCGGGCAGGACTACCTGCCGTCCCGCGTCGGCACGGCGTCCGGCGTCACGCTCGGGCTGACCGTGAGCATCGGGGGCCTGGCGGGCCCGCTGGTCGGCGGCCTCGCGGACGCCACGTCGCTGCGGACGGCGCTGACCCCGCTCGTCCTCATGCCGGTCCTGAGCTGGCTGCTGTTCCGCACCCTGCGCGAACCGGCCCCGCCAGGACACCTCACGACGGCGCGCCCCCCGGAGGACGACCAGGATGCCCACCGCCCCACCGCCTCGCCCGTGCGCGACTGA
- a CDS encoding NAD(P)-dependent oxidoreductase: protein MTEQPPASPPGDPAVRVAVAVLGTGIMGAAMARSLCRAGHDVRVWNRTRARAEPLAGAGARVADDPADAVAGADVVLTVLYDGAATLDAMRAAAGGLAAGTVWMQSTTAGPEALEPLAAFAREHGLVFADVPVLGTRQPAEDGTLVALAAAPHEARDRLAPVLDAVSARTVWAGERPGDASRLKLVCNSWVFALTHGAAEAVSLAEGLGVDPRLFLDAVGGGPLDVPYLRVKSAAMLSGDLSPSFRVETAVKDSRLIAEAARAAGLRLDLAEAGTARFTRAASAGHGGEDIAASYHASFSTPPDA from the coding sequence ATGACCGAGCAGCCGCCCGCCTCCCCGCCGGGGGACCCCGCCGTCCGTGTCGCCGTCGCCGTTCTCGGCACCGGCATCATGGGCGCCGCGATGGCCCGCAGCCTCTGCCGCGCCGGCCACGACGTGCGCGTCTGGAACCGCACCCGCGCCAGGGCCGAGCCGCTCGCCGGGGCGGGCGCCCGTGTCGCGGACGATCCGGCCGACGCCGTCGCCGGCGCCGACGTCGTCCTGACCGTCCTGTACGACGGCGCGGCCACGCTCGACGCGATGCGGGCCGCCGCCGGCGGGCTCGCGGCGGGCACCGTGTGGATGCAGTCCACGACGGCGGGTCCCGAAGCCCTGGAACCGCTCGCCGCGTTCGCCCGGGAGCACGGCCTCGTGTTCGCGGACGTGCCGGTGCTCGGGACGCGGCAGCCCGCCGAGGACGGCACCCTCGTGGCGCTGGCCGCCGCGCCGCACGAAGCGCGGGACCGCCTCGCGCCCGTGCTGGACGCGGTGAGCGCCAGGACCGTGTGGGCGGGCGAACGGCCAGGGGACGCGTCCCGCCTGAAACTCGTCTGCAACAGCTGGGTGTTCGCCCTCACGCACGGCGCCGCCGAGGCCGTGTCCCTGGCCGAGGGCCTCGGCGTGGACCCGCGGCTGTTCCTCGACGCGGTCGGGGGCGGGCCGCTGGACGTGCCGTACCTGCGGGTCAAGTCGGCCGCGATGCTGTCGGGGGACCTGAGCCCCAGCTTCCGGGTGGAGACGGCGGTGAAGGACAGCCGGCTGATCGCGGAGGCCGCCCGCGCTGCCGGCCTGCGGCTCGACCTCGCCGAGGCGGGCACCGCGCGCTTCACCCGCGCCGCGTCCGCCGGGCACGGCGGCGAGGACATCGCGGCGTCCTACCACGCCAGTTTCAGCACGCCGCCCGACGCGTAG
- a CDS encoding DUF3145 domain-containing protein codes for MTTRGVLFVHSAPRALCPHIEWAVAGVLGTRVSLDWTKQPASPGTWRAELSWQGESAIASNLASALRGWHLLRFEVTAEPCATAEGARYCCTPDLGIYHAVTGIHGDIMIPEDRLRAAAVRAARGESDLQAEVAHLLGKPWDDELEPFRHAGEGAPVRWLHQVV; via the coding sequence GTGACGACACGTGGCGTTCTGTTTGTGCACTCCGCCCCCCGCGCGCTGTGTCCGCACATCGAGTGGGCCGTCGCCGGCGTCCTCGGCACCCGCGTGAGCCTCGACTGGACGAAACAGCCCGCGTCCCCCGGCACCTGGCGCGCCGAACTGTCCTGGCAGGGCGAGAGTGCCATCGCCTCCAACCTCGCCTCCGCGCTGCGCGGCTGGCACCTGCTGCGGTTCGAGGTCACCGCCGAGCCGTGCGCCACGGCCGAGGGCGCCCGCTACTGCTGCACGCCCGACCTCGGCATCTACCACGCCGTCACCGGCATCCACGGCGACATCATGATCCCCGAGGACCGGCTGCGGGCCGCGGCCGTGCGCGCGGCCCGGGGCGAGAGCGACCTCCAGGCCGAGGTGGCGCACCTGCTCGGCAAGCCGTGGGACGACGAACTGGAACCGTTCCGGCACGCCGGCGAGGGCGCGCCGGTCCGCTGGCTGCACCAGGTGGTCTGA
- a CDS encoding GDSL-type esterase/lipase family protein, with product MRSRRRPSAPPQAVAVVAAVLALASCGGTDGGGGGGGAESAPPDRAARQAPAWDTDPDSVAAIGDSITRAFDACSVLSDCPEASWATGTDASVSSVALQLLGGDEQAVADHTWNLAETGATVADLPAQASAAMAHDPELVTVLIGANDACADGLDGMTEPADFRAALEETMDIVREASPRTQVYMSSVPDLLRLYTEGTDSTVARAVWRLADICPSMLGGAGTDDAAATERRAAVRERVEEYNAVIEDVCSADDLCRYDGGAVFGFAFTPDHLSEWDWFHPSRTGQAELAALAYEQITAG from the coding sequence ATGCGCTCCCGCCGCCGCCCGTCCGCCCCGCCGCAGGCCGTCGCCGTCGTGGCCGCCGTGCTCGCCCTGGCGTCGTGCGGCGGTACGGACGGCGGCGGCGGGGGCGGCGGGGCGGAGTCCGCCCCGCCGGACCGGGCGGCGCGGCAGGCCCCGGCCTGGGACACCGATCCCGACTCGGTCGCGGCCATCGGCGACTCGATCACCCGGGCGTTCGACGCCTGCTCCGTCCTGAGCGACTGCCCGGAGGCGTCCTGGGCCACCGGCACGGACGCGAGCGTGTCGAGCGTCGCCCTGCAACTCCTCGGCGGCGACGAGCAGGCGGTCGCCGACCACACGTGGAACCTCGCCGAGACCGGGGCGACCGTCGCCGACCTCCCCGCGCAGGCGAGCGCCGCCATGGCGCACGACCCGGAGCTGGTCACCGTCCTGATCGGCGCGAACGACGCGTGCGCCGACGGCCTGGACGGCATGACGGAGCCCGCGGACTTCCGCGCGGCGCTGGAGGAGACGATGGACATCGTCCGGGAGGCGTCGCCCCGCACCCAGGTGTACATGTCGAGCGTCCCGGACCTGCTGCGCCTCTACACGGAGGGCACGGACTCCACGGTCGCGCGCGCCGTGTGGCGGCTGGCCGACATCTGCCCGTCCATGCTCGGCGGCGCGGGCACGGACGACGCGGCGGCGACCGAGCGGCGGGCGGCCGTGCGGGAGCGCGTGGAGGAGTACAACGCGGTCATCGAGGACGTCTGCTCGGCCGACGACCTGTGCCGGTACGACGGGGGCGCCGTCTTCGGCTTCGCGTTCACGCCGGACCACCTGAGCGAGTGGGACTGGTTCCACCCGAGCCGCACCGGCCAGGCCGAACTGGCGGCCCTGGCCTACGAACAGATCACCGCCGGCTGA
- a CDS encoding mandelate racemase/muconate lactonizing enzyme family protein, translating into MRITGLSTHVVGTPWRNLTYVQVHTDEGLTGVGETRMLGHTDALIGYLREAEANHVAGSDPFAIEDLVRRMKYGDYGRAGEIVMSGIACVEQACWDIKGKALGVPVWQLLGGRANPPGHRVKAYANGWYTGERTPDAFHAAARKVVERGYRALKFDPFGTGSFELDHAETRTSVALVEAVRDAIGPETELLLEMHGRFSPATAVRLAREMEPYAPAWLEEPVPPENLKALAKVAEKVSMPVATGERIHDRIEFRELFESQAVDIIQPDLGHIGGIGEMRKLAATAETHYVLIAPHNVGGSVLTAANLQLAGCTPNFKILEHFNDFADAEIKKVVKGAPEVVDGYFELSEAPGLGVELDTDAAAEFPQQQARFDLWAEDWHKRDGGKGRDRR; encoded by the coding sequence GTGCGCATCACCGGGCTCAGCACGCACGTCGTCGGAACGCCGTGGCGGAACCTCACCTACGTCCAGGTCCATACGGACGAGGGACTGACGGGCGTGGGCGAGACCCGGATGCTGGGTCACACGGACGCGCTCATCGGCTACCTGCGCGAGGCCGAGGCCAACCATGTCGCCGGCTCCGACCCGTTCGCGATCGAGGACCTGGTGCGCCGCATGAAGTACGGCGACTACGGGCGGGCCGGCGAGATCGTCATGTCCGGCATCGCGTGCGTCGAGCAGGCGTGCTGGGACATCAAGGGCAAGGCGCTCGGCGTCCCGGTGTGGCAGCTCCTCGGCGGGCGGGCCAACCCGCCCGGCCACCGCGTCAAGGCGTACGCCAACGGCTGGTACACCGGCGAACGCACCCCCGACGCCTTCCACGCCGCCGCCCGCAAGGTCGTGGAACGCGGCTACCGCGCCCTCAAGTTCGACCCGTTCGGCACCGGCAGCTTCGAGCTCGACCACGCCGAGACCCGCACGTCCGTCGCCCTGGTCGAGGCGGTGCGCGACGCGATCGGCCCCGAGACGGAACTGCTGCTGGAGATGCACGGCCGCTTCAGCCCGGCGACGGCGGTCCGGCTCGCGCGGGAGATGGAGCCGTACGCCCCGGCGTGGCTGGAGGAGCCGGTGCCGCCGGAGAACCTGAAGGCGCTGGCCAAGGTCGCCGAGAAGGTGTCGATGCCGGTCGCGACCGGTGAGCGCATCCACGACCGCATCGAGTTCCGCGAGCTGTTCGAGTCGCAGGCCGTCGACATCATCCAGCCCGACCTCGGCCACATCGGCGGCATCGGCGAGATGCGCAAGCTGGCCGCGACGGCGGAGACGCACTACGTCCTGATCGCACCGCACAACGTCGGCGGTTCCGTGCTGACGGCGGCGAACCTCCAGCTCGCCGGCTGCACCCCCAACTTCAAGATCCTGGAGCACTTCAACGACTTCGCCGACGCGGAGATCAAGAAGGTCGTGAAGGGCGCGCCCGAGGTCGTCGACGGCTACTTCGAGCTGTCCGAGGCGCCGGGCCTCGGGGTCGAGCTCGACACGGACGCAGCGGCCGAGTTCCCGCAGCAGCAGGCGCGGTTCGACCTGTGGGCCGAGGACTGGCACAAGCGCGACGGCGGCAAGGGCCGGGACCGCCGGTGA